Proteins encoded together in one Coffea arabica cultivar ET-39 chromosome 2c, Coffea Arabica ET-39 HiFi, whole genome shotgun sequence window:
- the LOC113726943 gene encoding uncharacterized protein: protein MMNITGSLFRRLTIREVITSTPVYSSATDASGDGLSLVFRRWATKKTAGSTKNGRDSKPKNLGVKKFGGERVIPGNIIVRQRGTRFHPGDYVGMGKDHTLFALKEGCVKFERHKLTGRKWVHVEPKEGQEIHPVYSSGAAPKMKTTA from the exons ATGATGAACATTACTGGATCCCTGTTTAGGAGGTTGACCATCAGAGAAGTAATCACCAGTACTCCTGTCTACAGTTCTGCAACCG ATGCATCTGGAGACGGCTTAAGCTTGGTATTCAGGCGATGGGCTACCAAAAAGACTGCTGGATCAACCAAGAATGGGCGAGACTCTAAACCCAAAAATCTCGGTGTGAAGAAATTTGGTGGAGAG AGGGTGATCCCGGGAAATATCATTGTTCGACAACGGGGAACCCGTTTCCATCCTGGTGATTACGTTGGAATGGGGAAAGATCACACGCTTTTTGCTTTAAAAGAAGGATGTGTTAAGTTTGAACGACATAAACTGACTGGACGTAAGTGGGTGCATGTTGAGCCCAAGGAGGGTCAAGAAATTCACCCGGTTTACTCAAGTGGTGCAGCTCCTAAGATGAAGACAACTGCTTAG
- the LOC113726944 gene encoding uncharacterized protein, with translation MVVRQRVVATLPTLMRALRKEESCLKPNNNMGIGIGMIAAAQQHQRLPSLRRAFSLYDQINLIDNVPEDQLRFQQFTDTGFIVNGVNYEGSLLCIGNLLMSWSPKKFSEVNAESLSVFKTMRPIPEILILGCGRHIQPASPDLRQFIRSTGMKLEAIDSRNAASTYNILNEEGRIVAAALLPYGVED, from the exons atggtggTGAGACAGAGGGTGGTGGCGACGCTGCCGACCCTAATGCGAGCCCTAAGAAAGGAGGAGAGTTGTTTGAAACCTAATAATAATATGGGAATTGGAATCGGAATGATAGCTGCCGCCCAGCAACACCAGCGATTGCCTTCGCTCAGACGAGCTTTTTCTCTCTACGATCAAATCAACCTAATCGACAATGTCCCCGAAGATCAATTACGCTTCCAACA gtttacTGATACAGGGTTTATTGTTAATGGGGTTAACTATGAAGGTAGCTTGCTTTGTATTGGTAACCTGCTAATGTCTTGGAGTCCCAAAAAATTCTCAGAGGTCAATGCTGAAAG CTTATCTGTCTTCAAGACTATGCGACCAATACCAG AAATCTTAATTCTTGGTTGTGGGAGGCATATCCAGCCAGCAAGTCCTGACCTTCGGCAATTTATTCGGTCTACTGGCATGAAACTTGAAGCAATTGATTCG AGAAATGCTGCATCAACATATAATATTTTGAATGAAGAAGGAAGGATTGTTGCTGCTGCGCTTCTTCCTTATGGGGTGGAGGACTAG